The Blattabacterium cuenoti genome includes a region encoding these proteins:
- a CDS encoding uracil-DNA glycosylase — protein MDYDWSFFLKKERNKPYFKKLMKYLQIEYNNFICFPKKENIFSSLKYCHFQELKVVILGQDPYYKENQADGLCFSVPNGVPFPPSLRNIFIEIKNCFNNSFPSSGSLIHWAKQGVLLLNSILTVRKGCPVSHKNMGWEFFTDQIIKTVSNEKKNIVFLLWGKYAQKKIFLINSFHNHYILKTSHPSPFSAHLGFFGSRHFLKTNEFLDKKGKKPIIWG, from the coding sequence ATGGATTATGATTGGAGTTTTTTTCTAAAAAAAGAACGGAATAAACCTTATTTTAAGAAATTAATGAAATACCTTCAGATAGAATACAATAATTTTATTTGTTTTCCAAAAAAAGAAAATATATTTTCTTCTTTAAAATACTGTCATTTTCAAGAATTAAAAGTAGTCATCTTAGGACAAGATCCTTATTACAAAGAAAATCAAGCTGATGGTCTTTGTTTCTCTGTTCCAAATGGAGTTCCTTTTCCTCCTTCATTAAGAAACATATTCATAGAAATCAAGAACTGTTTTAACAATTCATTTCCTTCTAGTGGTTCTTTAATTCATTGGGCAAAACAAGGAGTTTTATTGCTTAATTCTATATTAACAGTTAGAAAAGGTTGTCCTGTTTCTCATAAAAACATGGGATGGGAATTTTTTACAGATCAAATTATAAAAACTGTTTCTAATGAGAAAAAAAATATTGTTTTTCTTCTATGGGGAAAATATGCTCAAAAGAAAATATTTTTAATTAATTCTTTTCATAATCATTATATTTTAAAAACCTCACATCCATCTCCTTTTTCTGCTCATCTTGGCTTTTTTGGATCTAGACATTTTTTGAAAACCAATGAGTTTTTGGATAAAAAAGGGAAAAAACCCATTATTTGGGGATAA
- a CDS encoding acyl-CoA reductase: protein MIKTFDELGHFLRKFNKFYAHKKYIPQNFKNLFFDLQEIIQKITIANSWFREEDLLITINQWGKILKGKKLESWIKKYSLNKKKESKKVLVIMPGNIPIVGFHDLLCVLLSGHNIIIKLSEEDNLLLPFLCKIITYKKPMLKHKIRFTNNIFHEKFDYVIASGNNNTARYFEYYFRNHPLLLRKRKTSIAVLQGNEKEKELISLNKDILTYSGRGCRNVGKIFVPYNYNLHLILEKSFVSEYITKNYKYIDNYKYCLSIYTMNKISIQKNHFLIFKEKNDYYSPISVVYYEFYDNLNQLREIILKNDQYIQCIVSKNFFKKEVDFGKTQYPELEDYADGIDTIQFLN, encoded by the coding sequence ATGATTAAAACTTTTGATGAATTAGGCCATTTTCTAAGAAAATTTAATAAATTTTATGCACATAAGAAATATATTCCTCAAAATTTTAAAAATTTATTTTTTGATTTACAAGAAATTATTCAAAAAATAACTATTGCAAATAGTTGGTTTAGAGAAGAAGATTTATTAATAACCATCAATCAATGGGGAAAAATTCTTAAAGGAAAAAAATTAGAATCTTGGATCAAAAAATACTCTTTGAATAAAAAAAAAGAATCAAAAAAAGTTCTTGTCATTATGCCTGGAAACATTCCAATAGTGGGATTTCATGACCTTTTATGTGTTCTTTTATCAGGACATAATATCATAATTAAATTATCTGAAGAAGACAATTTATTACTTCCTTTTTTATGCAAAATCATAACATATAAAAAACCTATGTTAAAACATAAAATAAGATTTACAAATAATATTTTTCATGAAAAATTCGATTATGTTATAGCCAGTGGAAACAACAACACTGCTCGTTATTTTGAGTATTATTTCAGAAATCATCCTCTACTACTTAGAAAAAGAAAAACTTCCATTGCTGTATTACAAGGAAATGAAAAAGAAAAAGAATTAATTTCTTTAAACAAAGACATACTTACTTACTCTGGAAGGGGATGCAGAAATGTAGGAAAAATATTTGTTCCTTATAATTATAATCTTCATTTGATTTTAGAAAAATCATTTGTATCCGAATATATCACAAAAAATTACAAATACATAGACAATTATAAATATTGTCTTTCTATTTATACTATGAACAAAATATCTATTCAAAAAAATCACTTTCTTATTTTCAAAGAAAAAAATGATTATTATAGTCCAATATCTGTAGTTTATTATGAATTTTATGATAATTTAAATCAATTGAGAGAAATTATTCTAAAAAATGACCAATATATACAATGTATAGTCTCTAAAAATTTTTTTAAAAAAGAAGTTGATTTTGGAAAAACACAATATCCAGAATTAGAAGATTATGCAGACGGAATTGACACAATTCAATTTTTGAATTGA
- the lpdA gene encoding dihydrolipoyl dehydrogenase, whose product MNNVYDLVVIGSGPGGYVSAIRASQLGLRTAIVEKYQELGGTCLNVGCIPSKSLLDSSKYFSLAKNHYSSHGIFFEKLFFDFKKMMNRKNEIVKNMNSGIKYLMKKNKIVLYQGIASFKTMNTLSIKEIKSLEEKQEIKFKYCIISTGSIPSCLPNLNFGNKIISSTEALSLKEVPNKLIIIGGGIIGLELGSIFNRLGSQITIIEVMDKIISNMDESLSQEIRKILEKSSIKIETSLSITNILMEENNKEISVFVKYKNEKEMKFTGDYCLLSIGRIPYTKNLGLENIGIKKDQKGFILVNDSLQSNIKNIYAIGDVIGGKMLAHKAEEEGLYAVEHMIGQKPNKINYDLVPSVIYTYPEVASVGHTENEIKKEKMEYNVGTFPMKVLGRARTSGCTEGFLKMITHKKTDEIMGVHIIGDHAADMIMEASVAMEFRSSSEDIYRICHPHPTFSESFKEAALLNFENRSIHM is encoded by the coding sequence ATGAATAATGTATATGACCTTGTTGTTATCGGTTCTGGTCCAGGAGGATACGTTTCTGCTATCAGAGCTAGTCAATTAGGACTTCGTACTGCAATTGTAGAAAAATACCAAGAATTGGGTGGAACATGTTTGAATGTAGGATGCATTCCTTCTAAATCTCTTTTAGATTCTTCTAAATATTTTTCATTAGCTAAAAATCATTATTCTTCACACGGAATTTTTTTTGAAAAATTATTTTTTGATTTCAAAAAAATGATGAATAGAAAAAATGAGATAGTCAAAAATATGAATAGTGGAATCAAATATTTAATGAAAAAAAACAAAATTGTTTTGTATCAAGGAATAGCTTCATTTAAGACAATGAATACTCTTTCTATAAAAGAAATTAAATCATTAGAAGAAAAACAAGAAATAAAATTTAAATATTGTATAATATCCACAGGTTCTATCCCTTCATGTTTACCAAATTTAAACTTCGGAAACAAAATCATTTCTTCTACAGAAGCTCTTTCTTTGAAAGAAGTTCCCAATAAGTTAATAATCATTGGAGGTGGAATCATTGGATTGGAATTAGGTTCTATTTTTAATAGATTAGGAAGTCAAATAACTATCATAGAAGTTATGGACAAAATCATATCAAATATGGACGAATCATTAAGTCAAGAAATTAGAAAAATTCTAGAAAAATCTTCTATCAAAATAGAAACATCTTTATCTATTACCAATATTCTTATGGAAGAAAACAATAAAGAAATATCAGTTTTTGTGAAGTATAAGAATGAAAAAGAAATGAAATTTACAGGAGACTACTGTTTATTATCAATCGGTAGAATCCCGTATACAAAAAATCTAGGATTAGAAAATATAGGAATTAAAAAAGATCAAAAAGGATTTATATTAGTGAATGATTCTTTGCAAAGTAATATAAAAAATATATATGCAATTGGAGACGTTATAGGAGGAAAAATGCTGGCACACAAAGCTGAAGAAGAAGGATTATATGCAGTAGAACACATGATTGGACAAAAACCAAACAAAATAAATTATGATTTAGTTCCATCAGTAATTTATACATATCCTGAAGTAGCTAGCGTTGGACATACGGAAAATGAAATTAAAAAAGAAAAAATGGAATATAATGTAGGAACTTTTCCCATGAAAGTATTAGGAAGAGCTCGTACAAGTGGATGTACAGAAGGTTTTTTGAAAATGATTACCCACAAAAAAACAGATGAAATAATGGGAGTTCATATAATCGGAGATCATGCTGCAGATATGATAATGGAAGCATCCGTTGCTATGGAATTCCGTTCTTCTTCAGAGGATATATATAGAATTTGTCATCCTCATCCTACTTTTAGTGAATCCTTTAAAGAAGCAGCTTTACTAAATTTTGAAAACCGTTCTATCCATATGTAG
- the rpsU gene encoding 30S ribosomal protein S21: protein MVLITTVREGESIDKALKKCKKKFDKTRILKEFREKQQYIKPSEGRRNEILRAKYRERMKLKKEE, encoded by the coding sequence ATGGTTTTAATTACTACAGTTAGAGAAGGAGAGTCGATTGATAAAGCTTTAAAAAAGTGTAAAAAAAAATTTGATAAAACTCGTATTTTAAAAGAATTTAGAGAAAAACAACAATATATAAAACCTTCTGAAGGAAGAAGAAATGAAATATTGAGAGCAAAGTATAGAGAACGTATGAAACTAAAAAAAGAAGAATAA
- the ribD gene encoding bifunctional diaminohydroxyphosphoribosylaminopyrimidine deaminase/5-amino-6-(5-phosphoribosylamino)uracil reductase RibD, with translation MNDKEIFMKRAIQLAKNGLGMTSPNPMVGCVIERNGFIISEGWHYKRGMNHAEVNAINRIKNKNLFLDSTLYVTLEPCVHFGETPPCVDLIIKNNIPRVVIGIQDPCYKVRGAGIQKLKEFGIEVIEDILKYQCRILNKRFFTFHEKNRPYVILKWAQSHDGFIDSINKKNSWISGIYARQLNHKWRSEEDSILVGRKTVLNDNPKLNVREWFGSNPIRIFLDKELSISTSYFILDDSQKTIVFTEKKKENKKNTEYVQISFDKRIINHILDFLHKKNILSLIVEGGKKTLESFIRENIWDECRIFICDVTLKNGIRAPRIGGKILKKMNIGKDQLFIKISY, from the coding sequence ATGAATGATAAAGAAATTTTTATGAAAAGAGCTATTCAATTAGCTAAAAATGGATTAGGAATGACATCGCCTAATCCTATGGTTGGTTGTGTAATAGAAAGAAATGGATTCATTATCTCAGAGGGATGGCATTATAAAAGAGGAATGAATCACGCAGAAGTCAATGCAATCAATAGAATAAAAAACAAGAACTTATTTTTGGATTCAACTCTTTATGTTACATTAGAACCGTGTGTTCATTTTGGCGAAACGCCTCCTTGTGTTGATTTAATAATCAAAAATAATATACCAAGAGTAGTGATCGGAATACAAGATCCATGTTATAAAGTTAGAGGGGCTGGAATCCAAAAACTTAAAGAGTTTGGAATAGAAGTCATAGAAGATATTTTAAAATATCAATGCCGTATTTTAAACAAACGATTTTTTACTTTTCATGAAAAAAATCGTCCTTATGTTATTTTAAAATGGGCTCAAAGCCATGACGGTTTTATAGATTCTATAAATAAAAAAAATTCTTGGATTAGTGGAATTTATGCTAGGCAATTGAATCATAAATGGAGATCTGAAGAAGATAGTATTTTAGTAGGTAGAAAAACTGTATTGAATGATAACCCAAAATTAAATGTCAGAGAATGGTTTGGATCCAACCCTATTAGAATTTTTCTTGATAAAGAACTAAGCATATCTACTTCTTATTTTATTTTAGACGATTCACAGAAGACTATTGTTTTTACAGAAAAAAAAAAAGAAAATAAGAAAAATACAGAATATGTTCAAATATCTTTCGACAAAAGAATAATCAATCATATATTAGATTTTTTACATAAAAAAAATATATTATCCTTAATTGTGGAAGGAGGAAAAAAAACCTTGGAAAGTTTTATAAGAGAAAATATTTGGGATGAATGTAGAATTTTTATATGTGATGTTACATTAAAAAATGGAATAAGAGCACCTAGAATAGGTGGTAAAATATTAAAAAAAATGAATATTGGTAAGGATCAGCTTTTTATAAAAATTTCTTATTGA
- a CDS encoding cysteine desulfurase family protein, with the protein MKRAYLDNAATTPVRNEVIKVMVNTLKYSFGNPSSVQHSYGREALSIIEESRIRIAKNIMASPSEIIFTSGGTEANNLVLRSSILDLGVKHILTSQLEHSSVLQTVLDLSYKYKVCVNFIQIQKKGVINLNHMEDLLKRNSSKKTLVSLMYANNEIGNLLEVDKVIFLCQKYNAYFHSDTIQMIGNFPIDMEKLSFDFATASAHKFYGPKGVGFVFIRNHIIKKIKHFITGGFQEYGIRSGTENTHGIAGLSEALQLSCCNFSHHMEKIQDLKFYCISELKKIIPNIIFNGLSSCPNQSLPSILNFLYPTKKKDYLLYFHLDLMGVAVSNGSSCNNNVKKMSHVIQSITNENLLNKMMPIRISFGIFNEKKDIDLLIEALQKIRKQKNLS; encoded by the coding sequence ATGAAAAGAGCATATTTAGACAATGCAGCTACAACTCCTGTGAGGAATGAAGTCATCAAAGTCATGGTAAATACATTAAAATATTCATTTGGGAATCCTTCTTCCGTACAACACAGTTATGGAAGAGAAGCTCTTTCTATAATAGAAGAATCTAGAATTCGTATAGCAAAGAACATAATGGCATCTCCTTCTGAAATTATTTTTACTTCTGGAGGGACTGAGGCAAATAATCTTGTATTAAGATCTTCTATATTAGACTTAGGAGTAAAACATATTTTGACTTCTCAATTAGAACATTCTTCTGTTTTACAAACTGTTTTAGATTTATCCTATAAATATAAAGTATGTGTAAATTTCATTCAAATTCAAAAAAAAGGAGTTATTAATTTAAATCATATGGAAGATCTTTTAAAAAGAAATTCTTCTAAAAAAACACTTGTAAGTCTAATGTATGCAAACAATGAAATTGGAAATCTTTTGGAGGTAGATAAAGTTATATTTTTATGTCAAAAATACAATGCTTATTTTCATTCAGATACGATTCAGATGATCGGTAATTTTCCTATTGATATGGAAAAATTATCTTTCGATTTTGCCACTGCAAGTGCCCATAAGTTCTATGGTCCAAAAGGAGTAGGTTTTGTTTTTATTAGAAATCATATTATCAAAAAAATAAAACATTTTATTACTGGAGGGTTTCAGGAATATGGAATTCGTTCTGGAACAGAAAATACACATGGAATAGCAGGACTTTCAGAAGCTTTACAGTTATCTTGTTGTAATTTTTCACATCACATGGAAAAAATACAAGATTTAAAATTTTATTGTATTTCAGAATTAAAAAAAATTATTCCAAATATTATTTTCAACGGACTATCATCTTGTCCTAATCAAAGTCTTCCCTCTATATTAAATTTTTTATATCCGACAAAAAAAAAAGATTATTTATTGTATTTCCATTTGGACTTAATGGGTGTAGCAGTTTCTAACGGAAGTTCTTGTAATAATAACGTGAAAAAAATGTCTCATGTAATTCAATCTATCACAAATGAAAATTTACTAAATAAAATGATGCCTATTAGAATTTCTTTTGGAATTTTTAATGAAAAAAAAGACATAGATTTGTTAATAGAAGCTTTACAAAAAATCAGAAAACAAAAAAATTTATCATAA
- a CDS encoding 4Fe-4S binding protein, giving the protein MSIKITEECINCGACEPECPNNAIYEGGKKWRMSDGTSLRKKETFFTNLTIDQEPKEKDIYFIVSEKCTECVGFYDQPQCIVICPVHCCVPDKNNLETKEQLIEKKNFLHGIN; this is encoded by the coding sequence ATGTCCATAAAAATTACAGAAGAATGTATTAATTGTGGTGCTTGTGAACCAGAATGTCCTAATAATGCAATTTATGAAGGAGGAAAAAAATGGAGAATGTCAGATGGAACTTCTTTAAGAAAAAAGGAAACTTTTTTTACGAATCTAACTATAGATCAAGAACCAAAAGAAAAGGATATATACTTTATTGTTTCAGAAAAATGTACAGAATGTGTTGGTTTTTATGATCAACCACAATGTATTGTAATATGTCCAGTCCACTGTTGTGTTCCAGATAAAAATAATCTGGAAACTAAAGAACAACTTATTGAAAAAAAGAATTTTTTGCATGGGATCAATTAA
- a CDS encoding deoxyhypusine synthase family protein yields the protein MKKSSITSFIEKYFLHFNALTLSEAAKAYKYHTQNNGKMMITLAGAMSTAELGKILAEMIRKDQVHIISCTGANLEEDILNLIAHSHYKKIPHYRDLTPDNEKDFLKKGYYRVTDTCIPEEQAFKKLQKHIFQVWKRAQEKSKRYFPHEYIYQLLLENILEPYYNINPEDSWVLAAAKKNLPMIVPGWEDSTIGNIFASCCMKKQFQTFLVKNGIEYMMHLAKWYKKESIKHKIGFFQIGGGISGDFPICVVPMLSQDIGFYPTHFWAYFCQISDSTTSYGSYSGAIPNEKITWGKLDKDTPKFIIESDATIVAPLIFAYVLDM from the coding sequence ATGAAAAAATCTTCTATTACTTCTTTTATTGAAAAATACTTTCTTCATTTTAATGCTTTAACTTTATCAGAGGCTGCTAAAGCATATAAATATCACACTCAAAATAATGGAAAAATGATGATAACGCTAGCGGGAGCAATGAGTACTGCAGAATTAGGTAAGATATTAGCGGAAATGATTCGAAAAGATCAAGTTCATATTATTTCTTGTACAGGTGCTAATTTAGAAGAAGATATATTAAACTTGATAGCTCATTCTCATTATAAAAAGATACCTCATTACAGAGACTTAACTCCTGATAATGAAAAAGATTTTTTAAAAAAAGGATATTATAGAGTGACAGACACCTGCATTCCAGAAGAACAAGCTTTTAAAAAATTGCAAAAGCATATTTTTCAAGTATGGAAAAGAGCTCAAGAAAAATCAAAACGTTATTTTCCTCATGAATATATTTATCAATTGTTATTAGAAAATATTTTAGAACCTTATTACAACATAAATCCGGAAGACAGTTGGGTCTTAGCTGCTGCAAAAAAGAATCTTCCCATGATAGTTCCAGGTTGGGAAGATAGCACAATAGGAAATATTTTTGCTTCATGTTGTATGAAAAAACAATTTCAAACTTTTCTTGTAAAAAATGGAATTGAATATATGATGCATTTAGCTAAATGGTACAAAAAAGAATCTATTAAACATAAAATAGGTTTTTTCCAGATTGGAGGAGGTATATCTGGAGATTTTCCTATTTGTGTAGTCCCTATGCTCTCTCAAGATATAGGATTTTATCCTACTCATTTTTGGGCTTACTTTTGTCAAATTTCAGATTCTACTACGAGTTATGGATCTTATTCAGGAGCTATTCCAAATGAAAAAATCACTTGGGGAAAACTTGATAAGGATACTCCAAAATTTATTATAGAATCAGATGCAACCATAGTTGCTCCACTTATTTTTGCATATGTGTTAGATATGTAA
- the rny gene encoding ribonuclease Y has product MKINVGFSVLMGFVIGIIISYFFGKKTILRKYIQLLEKANFQAKKIIKNAEKEGESIKKKKMLQAKEKFIELKSKHEKDVHLRERKIIDIESKTKEKENRLSREIEIYFKRNNRLEAQIHDYEKKSKLLKNNQEEFKNMQIKQIELLEKISNYSSEEAKNELIEILKSEAKIKAQSHIQNIIEESQLTAKIEATKIVIQAIQRIGTEQAVENAVSVFNIGSDDVKGRIIGREGRNIRALEKATGVEIIVDDTPEAILLSCFNPIRREVARLALHKLVIDGRIHPARIEEIVEKTEKQIEEEIVEIGKKNIIDLGIHGIHPELIRMIGRMKYRSSYGQNLLQHSREVAHLSGILASELGLNAKLAKRAGLLHDIGKVPESESELPHAILGMQWAEKYGENMEVCNAIGSHHDEIEMKVLISPIVQVSDSISGARPGVRRNTFESYSKRLKNLENIAFSFDGVNKAFAIQAGRELRVLVESNKIDDKKAFQLSCDITERIKNEMTYPGQIKVTVIRETRAVQIAR; this is encoded by the coding sequence ATGAAAATAAATGTTGGATTTTCGGTCCTCATGGGGTTTGTGATTGGAATTATTATATCTTATTTTTTTGGAAAAAAAACCATATTAAGAAAATATATTCAATTATTAGAAAAAGCTAATTTTCAAGCTAAAAAAATCATAAAAAATGCGGAAAAAGAAGGTGAATCCATAAAAAAAAAGAAAATGCTTCAAGCAAAAGAAAAATTTATAGAACTTAAATCAAAACATGAAAAAGATGTTCATCTTAGAGAGAGAAAAATAATCGACATAGAAAGCAAAACAAAAGAAAAAGAAAATAGATTGTCTAGAGAAATAGAAATTTACTTTAAAAGAAACAATCGTTTAGAAGCACAAATACATGATTATGAAAAAAAATCAAAATTACTGAAAAATAATCAAGAAGAATTTAAAAATATGCAAATTAAGCAAATAGAATTGCTTGAAAAAATATCTAACTATTCTTCTGAAGAAGCTAAAAATGAGTTAATTGAAATTCTTAAAAGTGAAGCAAAAATCAAAGCACAATCTCACATTCAAAATATTATAGAAGAATCACAGTTAACTGCAAAAATAGAAGCCACAAAAATTGTGATTCAAGCTATTCAAAGAATTGGAACGGAACAAGCCGTAGAGAACGCTGTCTCTGTTTTTAATATAGGATCAGATGATGTAAAAGGTCGCATCATTGGTCGAGAAGGAAGAAATATAAGGGCTTTAGAAAAAGCAACAGGAGTAGAAATTATTGTAGATGATACTCCAGAAGCTATTCTTTTATCTTGTTTCAATCCTATTCGTAGAGAAGTAGCTAGATTAGCTCTTCACAAATTAGTGATTGATGGACGTATACATCCTGCAAGAATTGAAGAGATAGTAGAAAAAACGGAAAAACAAATCGAAGAAGAAATAGTAGAAATAGGAAAAAAAAATATAATAGATTTAGGAATTCATGGCATTCATCCAGAATTAATTAGAATGATAGGAAGAATGAAATATCGCTCTTCTTATGGTCAGAACTTGTTACAACATTCTCGAGAAGTAGCACATTTGTCAGGAATATTGGCTTCTGAATTGGGATTGAATGCAAAATTAGCAAAACGTGCAGGTCTATTGCATGACATAGGTAAAGTTCCTGAAAGTGAATCAGAACTTCCTCATGCTATTTTAGGGATGCAATGGGCAGAGAAATATGGAGAAAATATGGAAGTTTGCAATGCTATAGGATCACATCATGATGAAATAGAGATGAAAGTCCTAATATCTCCTATAGTACAAGTTTCAGATTCCATTAGTGGAGCTCGTCCTGGAGTAAGAAGGAATACTTTTGAGTCCTATTCAAAAAGACTAAAAAACTTGGAAAATATAGCCTTTAGTTTTGATGGAGTTAATAAAGCTTTTGCTATACAAGCAGGAAGAGAATTACGTGTTTTGGTAGAGAGCAATAAAATTGATGATAAAAAAGCTTTTCAGTTATCTTGTGATATAACAGAAAGAATAAAGAATGAAATGACTTATCCTGGTCAAATAAAAGTAACAGTGATTAGAGAAACTAGAGCCGTGCAAATAGCTAGATAA
- a CDS encoding shikimate dehydrogenase family protein, translating into MKKIENYKFIFGLIGRGINYSFSRKFFLEKFKKESIFHADYKIFDIPKIENVSIIFQNPCLKGFNVTIPYKTSIIPFLTRIVAEAKSIESVNVVKIDKNGHKIGYNTDVLGFELSFKKDIDRLSHKKNLKALILGTGGVSKTISFVLKKLRIPYQYVSRIRKKGFLVYEDINKDLLKQYKIIINCTPLGTFPNINLCPSLPYQYISSEHYFYDLVYNPNKTLFLKKAEKKGALIKNGLEMLYLQAEESWRIWNSLIDE; encoded by the coding sequence ATGAAAAAAATAGAAAATTATAAATTTATTTTTGGATTAATTGGAAGAGGGATTAATTATTCTTTTTCAAGAAAGTTTTTTTTAGAAAAATTTAAAAAAGAATCCATTTTTCATGCAGATTACAAAATTTTTGATATTCCAAAAATAGAGAATGTATCAATAATATTTCAGAATCCTTGTCTAAAAGGATTTAACGTGACGATCCCTTATAAAACAAGTATTATTCCTTTTTTAACCAGAATTGTTGCAGAAGCAAAATCCATAGAATCTGTTAATGTTGTAAAAATTGATAAGAATGGACATAAAATTGGATATAATACAGATGTTTTAGGTTTTGAGTTATCCTTTAAAAAGGATATCGATAGATTGTCTCATAAAAAAAACTTAAAAGCATTAATTTTAGGCACTGGAGGAGTATCCAAAACAATTTCATTTGTTTTAAAAAAATTAAGAATTCCATATCAATATGTTTCTAGAATTAGAAAAAAGGGATTTTTAGTTTATGAAGACATAAATAAAGATTTGTTGAAACAATATAAAATTATTATTAATTGCACACCTTTAGGAACATTTCCCAATATTAACTTATGTCCTTCTTTACCTTATCAATATATTTCTTCAGAACATTATTTTTATGATTTGGTTTATAATCCAAATAAAACTTTATTTTTAAAAAAAGCCGAAAAAAAAGGAGCTTTAATTAAGAATGGATTGGAAATGTTGTATCTTCAAGCGGAAGAATCTTGGAGAATATGGAATTCACTAATTGATGAATGA